A stretch of the Argentina anserina chromosome 6, drPotAnse1.1, whole genome shotgun sequence genome encodes the following:
- the LOC126797550 gene encoding ABC transporter B family member 29, chloroplastic: protein MAQRLVLSLIHRPPSPSFSFYLKPKTLYPISTHLNCTHLHSQPPKPLANSPPFNSLASLKPFILSEKRPIILGWLCSLVSVYSLSEIVPKIGNLSAQIGRLDLIMLRNEGLALGVLVLARVVAVYWQQAFLWEAALNAAYQVRVHVWEKVLERDMGFFEGAGAKQTGDVAYRITAEASDVADSVYAVLNTVVPSALQISVMAAKMAIISPMLSGISAAVIPCMALVIAYLGEKLRMISNKAQLSTAALSAYLNEVLPAICFVKASNAELWEKTRFQKLAHTDLCERLEKKKMKALIPQIIQIIYFGGLSMLCIAPMVFCGGSVDISSIVSYVISSIFLIEPIQGVGKAYNELKQGEPAVERLFDLTRFKSMMMEHPNAVDLNRVTGDVKFSDVSFKYGDNVPPILKGLNLHIKPGETLALVGPSGCGKTTLIKLLLRLYDPLSGRILIDNHDIKNLRLASLRSHIGLVSQEITLFSGTITENIGYKDLMTNVNMEMVEAAARTANADEFIKKLPEGYNTNIGPRGSTLSGGQKQRLAIARALYHNSSILILDEATSALDSRSEILVRQAVESLMENHTVLVIAHRLETVLMAKRVFLLKDGKLEELTHSDLLSGQHVSMGLVT, encoded by the exons ATGGCTCAAAGGTTGGTTCTTTCTCTGATCCATCGTCCTCCATCGCCATCCTTCTCTTTTTACCttaaacccaaaaccctaTACCCAATTTCAACTCACCTCAATTGCAcccatctccattctcaaccCCCAAAACCCCTCGCAAACTCTCCACCCTTCAACTCCCTCGCATCCCTCAAACCCTTCATTCTGTCCGAGAAAAGACCCATCATTCTCGGCTGGCTCTGCAGCCTCGTCTCCGTCTACTCCCTCTCCGAAATCGTCcccaaaatcggaaatttATCGGCGCAAATCGGAAGATTGGACTTGATTATGTTACGAAATGAGGGCTTGGCTTTGGGGGTTTTGGTCCTGGCGAGGGTGGTGGCTGTGTATTGGCAGCAGGCGTTTCTATGGGAGGCGGCATTGAATGCGGCGTACCAGGTTCGGGTTCATGTTTGGGAGAAGGTTCTGGAGAGGGATATGGGGTTCTTTGAAGGAGCCGGGGCGAAACAGACTGGGGATGTTGCTTATAGGATCACTGCGGAGGCATCTGATGTTGCGGATTCTGTGTATGCTGTTCTCAAT ACTGTTGTACCCAGTGCTCTACAGATATCGGTTATGGCGGCGAAGATGGCGATTATTAGTCCTATGTTGTCTGGGATATCAGCTGCG GTGATTCCTTGTATGGCTCTTGTCATTGCTTATCTTGGTGAGAAATTGCGTATGATATCTAATAAGGCCCAGCTCAGCACTGCTGCTCTCTCTGCTTATCTGAATGAG GTCCTCCCTGCAATTTGTTTTGTGAAAGCAAGCAATGCAGAGTTGTGGGAGAAAACTAGATTTCAGAAGCTTGCTCACACTGACCTTTGTGAGCGtttggaaaagaagaaaatgaaggcACTTATTCCTCAGAtcatacaaattatatattttggaGGGCTTTCTATGCTGTGTATTGCCCCAATGGTATTCTGTGGTGGTTCAGTCGATATCTCTAGCATAGTTTCATATGTAATATCATCGATTTTTCTGATCGAGCCAATTCAG GGTGTTGGAAAAGCATACAATGAATTAAAGCAAGGAGAACCAGCTGTGGAACGGTTGTTTGACCTTACCAGGTTCAAATCAATG ATGATGGAGCATCCAAATGCTGTTGATTTAAACCGCGTTACTGGGGATGTGAAATTTTCTGATGTATCATTCAAATATGGAGACAATGTGCCTCCTATTCTGAAAGGATTGAATCTGCATATTAAACCTGGAGAGACACTTGCTCTTGTTGGACCCTCGGGATGTGGAAAGACAACCCTTATAAAACTACTTCTTCGGCTTTATGATCCTTTATCTG GTCGGATACTCATTGATAACCATGATATTAAAAACCTCAGGTTGGCAAGTTTGAGGAGTCATATTGGCCTCGTTTCTCAGGAGATA ACGTTATTTTCAGGCACCATTACCGAGAACATTGGATATAAGGATCTGATGACAAATGTTAACATGGAAATGGTAGAAGCTGCAGCAAGAACTGCAAATGCAGATGAGTTCATCAAGAAACTTCCAGAAGGATACAACACCAACATAGGACCCAGGGGCTCAACTTTGAGTGGAGGTCAGAAGCAAAG ACTGGCTATAGCAAGGGCTCTGTATCATAATTCTTCGATATTGATTTTGGATGAAGCTACTTCTGCATTAGATAGCAGGTCGGAGATTCTGGTGAGACAAGCTGTCGAAAGTTTGATGGAAAACCACACA GTCCTGGTCATTGCTCATCGGTTAGAAACCGTTTTGATGGCAAAACGAGTATTCCTGTTGAAAGATGGAAAACTTGAAGAGCTAACCCACTCAGATCTTTTGAGTGGTCAGCATGTCTCGATGGGGCTCGTGACTTGA